One window from the genome of Pseudonocardia hierapolitana encodes:
- a CDS encoding SDR family NAD(P)-dependent oxidoreductase, with protein sequence MRSWFITGGTPGGFGMAFAEAALEIGDQVALTARRPAELAAWAHVYGDRVLVVPLDVTDAGQVQKAVRTAEERFGDIDVLVNNAGRGWYGSIEGMDETDVRGMFELNFFAVLSVIRAVLPGMRARGSGWIVNMSSVAGLRGVTGFGYYSATKFALEAVTEVLREEVAPLGIGVMAVEPGAFRTRAYAGFAGEPVQEPIAEYRPVLERVRAAMIDQDGKQPGDPQRGARAVIAAMAQDPPPRRLVLGNAGFDVAVATLEESLAELRASEPLSRGADFPTAS encoded by the coding sequence ATGAGAAGCTGGTTCATCACCGGTGGCACGCCGGGCGGCTTCGGCATGGCCTTCGCCGAGGCGGCGTTGGAGATCGGCGACCAGGTGGCGCTCACCGCGCGTCGACCCGCGGAGCTGGCCGCATGGGCACACGTGTACGGCGACCGGGTGCTCGTCGTGCCGCTGGATGTCACCGATGCGGGGCAGGTGCAGAAGGCGGTACGGACCGCGGAGGAGCGCTTCGGCGACATCGACGTGCTGGTCAACAACGCGGGCCGCGGCTGGTACGGGTCGATCGAGGGCATGGACGAGACCGATGTGCGCGGGATGTTCGAGCTGAACTTCTTCGCCGTGCTCTCGGTCATCCGGGCGGTGTTGCCCGGCATGCGCGCTCGCGGCAGCGGGTGGATCGTCAACATGTCGTCGGTGGCGGGGCTGCGCGGAGTGACCGGATTCGGCTACTACAGCGCGACCAAGTTCGCCCTGGAAGCGGTCACCGAGGTGCTCCGCGAGGAGGTGGCGCCCCTGGGCATCGGGGTGATGGCAGTCGAACCCGGCGCCTTCCGCACCCGCGCCTACGCCGGCTTCGCCGGCGAGCCGGTCCAGGAACCCATCGCCGAGTACCGGCCGGTGCTGGAGCGGGTCCGCGCTGCGATGATCGACCAGGACGGGAAGCAGCCCGGCGACCCGCAGCGCGGAGCCCGCGCGGTGATCGCGGCGATGGCTCAGGATCCGCCTCCCCGACGGCTCGTCCTCGGCAACGCCGGGTTCGACGTGGCCGTCGCGACGCTCGAGGAGTCGCTCGCCGAGCTCCGCGCGTCGGAACCGCTCTCGCGCGGAGCCGATTTCCCCACCGCCTCGTAG
- a CDS encoding epoxide hydrolase family protein yields MRTAPVRIRDFRAEITDAQIADLRDRLARTRWPEPETVDDWSQGIPLSYTRDLCEYWADEYDIQRLAARLNAFPQFHATIGDLGIHFLHVRSPHEQARPLIMTHGWPGSTVEFLDVIGPLTEPEAHGGSAADAFHVVVPALPGFGFSDKPSRTGIGIERIAGAWHELMGHLGYPRYYAQGGDWGSAVTTAMAAGAFEGLLGVHLNVALVSPEALHQLGEPTAQEREMLARTKRFFAEENGYAAEQSTRPQTIGYSLADSPAGQLAWIVEKFYAWTDCDGHPENAVSRDELLDNVMMYWLTNSAASSARMYWENAQYLSTEPERAVRIPTAYTQFPEEIFAFSERWLRTRFSELRYYHAAERGGHFAAFEQPEIFAREVRAGIASLAA; encoded by the coding sequence ATGAGAACCGCACCGGTCCGGATACGCGACTTCCGGGCAGAGATCACCGACGCGCAGATCGCCGATCTGCGCGACCGGCTGGCCCGTACCCGCTGGCCCGAGCCGGAGACGGTGGACGACTGGTCGCAGGGCATCCCGCTGAGCTACACCCGCGATCTGTGCGAGTACTGGGCCGACGAGTACGACATCCAGCGGCTGGCCGCCCGCCTGAACGCGTTCCCCCAGTTCCACGCCACGATCGGCGATCTGGGCATCCACTTCCTGCACGTTCGCTCCCCGCACGAGCAGGCCCGGCCGCTGATCATGACGCACGGCTGGCCGGGCTCCACCGTGGAGTTCCTGGACGTGATCGGCCCCCTGACCGAACCCGAGGCGCACGGCGGCTCGGCGGCCGATGCGTTTCACGTGGTGGTCCCCGCACTGCCCGGGTTCGGATTCAGCGACAAGCCGTCCCGGACCGGTATCGGGATCGAGCGGATCGCCGGCGCATGGCACGAGCTGATGGGGCACCTCGGATACCCCCGCTACTACGCGCAGGGCGGTGACTGGGGCTCGGCGGTGACCACCGCTATGGCCGCCGGCGCCTTCGAGGGCCTGCTGGGGGTGCACCTGAACGTCGCGCTGGTCTCACCGGAGGCGCTTCATCAGCTGGGTGAGCCGACCGCGCAGGAGCGGGAGATGCTGGCCAGGACGAAGCGGTTCTTCGCCGAGGAGAACGGCTACGCGGCCGAGCAGTCCACCCGCCCGCAGACGATCGGGTACTCGCTCGCCGACTCCCCGGCCGGCCAGCTCGCCTGGATCGTGGAGAAGTTCTACGCCTGGACCGACTGCGACGGTCACCCGGAGAACGCCGTCTCGCGGGACGAGCTGCTGGACAACGTCATGATGTACTGGCTGACGAACAGCGCCGCATCATCAGCCCGGATGTACTGGGAGAACGCCCAGTACCTCAGCACCGAGCCTGAACGAGCAGTGCGGATCCCCACCGCGTACACGCAGTTCCCCGAGGAGATCTTCGCGTTCAGCGAGCGTTGGCTGAGGACGCGGTTCAGCGAACTGCGCTATTACCACGCCGCCGAGCGTGGCGGGCACTTCGCCGCCTTCGAACAGCCCGAGATCTTCGCCCGTGAGGTGCGCGCCGGCATCGCTTCACTGGCGGCCTGA